The genomic region GTGTGCCCAGCGCCCTGGCGGCCCAGTTACTGGATCGATTGGCCCTCTACATCGGCGCCGACGTCTTCGAGGGCTGGCTCTACGGACAACGTTTCCGGGCGACCGATCCTGCAGACACCCGCACCACCGAGCAACGGGCGCAGGAGTTCTTCGTATCGCTGGGCGCCTACTTCAAGCAGATGCCGGCGGATCGGTACCCGACGGTCTCTGCGCACGTCGACGACCTGATGGCGGGCGACGGCCAGGAGCGCTTCGAGTTCGGGATCGAGCTGATGATCGCCGGGGTGGACAAGCTCGCCGAGCGGATGGGCGAACCGCCACCCGAGGGGTGATCCGGTTGCGTCGCAACACTTCTCGGTGAAGCAGACCGATGACCGTCACCACGCCCTGAACACCAGGCCCCGCAAGGCCCTTGGATGGAAGACCCCAGCAGAGGCGTTCAACGAGCATCTGTTGTCACTTCAACAAGCCGGTGTTGCATCGACTGGTTGAACCCGTTCAGTTCACATCTGTGCGGTACGGCGAGCGACTCGCAGAGATCGGCGCGGTCGTCTCGGCAGGCGATCCCGTTGCGGTGACCAAGTTGATGTTGATCTTCGTCACCGCCGGCCGCCGCAACCGTCACCGCAGACCGTTCCCTCACCGGTCGTCGCCCCAGGTGCGCGGTTTTCTGGTCGGGTGTTCTGCAAGCCGTTTCAGGTTGAGCAGTTGCCGGCGCGCCATGATGAGGTCGCCGACGGATAGAAGTGGGGCCAGCCAACGGTCGCACGTGACAACGACTTTGAGTAGCAGACGGGTCGCCTCGCCGGATGGTGCGAGCACGTAGGACATCGTGGCGCCCCCGATCTGGCCGGTCAGCTGTGTCGTGGGATCAACGGTCAGGATACGCCCGGAGGGGCGACCGCAGGCGATGGTGAAGCATTGGCCGGGGGCGGGGTCGGCCAGATCGCGTAGTTCCTGCGGTGATCGGCGTCCGAGGTTGTCGATCAGATCGTAGGAATACGGGGCGAGCCTGATCTGACTGACCCACGGCCAGATGTCGTCAGGTGTGGCATGGACGGTGACGCCGCGCCAGGCCTGCAGAACGGGGGCCGAGACGACGTCGTCGCACGGATAGTGGCGGATGACCTCATCGTTGGTCACGCCCCACCGATCACCAATCACATGCTCTCCTCGTGTCGTTACTGTCCGGGGCGGATGCCGTCCGTGGTCAGGCCATGGAGTTCCGACAGACACTCGGCCGAGCGCTCAGGGGGCACGCAGACCATGCCCTGGCTGAACCCGGCTGAGCCGATCCCGAACGCCGCGTTGAAACGGTCGAGGTTGACCACTGTCAGCAGCCCGGCGATCTCGACCAGCTGCTGGTTGGAGAAGTGCTGCCGGGCGGTGGCGAAGACCAGGTCGCTGATCTGCACCGGGGTGCGCATGAAACCGACAGTGAAGTCGAGCGCGGCCTTCTCCTGGGCGGTAAACAGTTTGCTCGTGCTGTAGTGGGTTATGGCCAGCAGTTCCTCGTCGCTGAACCCGGAGTTGCGGCAGATCTGCGAGCCGAGATCGGTGCAGTACTCACAGCCGATCATCGCTGCGCCCTTGAGCTCGACCAGGTGCTGCAGGCGTTGCGGGACCGAGCTGCCCTTGCGCATTGGGCCGTTGAACTTGCCCATCGCCATCATCATCTTCGGGGAGTGAGCCCAGATCGTCATCGGCTCGAGTCCGGTGCCGGTCTGCGGTGCGCGGCCGGTGAGCTTTTCCATCATCTTCGGCCCGAACCGGTACGCCAGCTTCGTCATCAGGCTGGCCTGGCCTGCGGGGACTCCTTCGATTCGTGCCATCTGCTCTGCTCCTTGTCACATACGGTGGTTGTGTCGGGTCTACTGGACATGACCCCCGACAAGACCAAGATGTGACAGATGCGTTCGTTCGAACTTGCCCAGGGCTTCGATGGGCAGCGCTCCCGACTCACCGGCGTCGCCTTCCGGATGCTCGGCTCGCTCAGCGAGGCCGAGGACGCCGTTCAGGAGACCTGGCTTCGGCTGCAGCGCGCCGACGCCGAGTCGGTCGAGAACCTTGACGGCTGGCTGACGACCGTGATTTCCCGGATCTGCCTGAACATGCTCCGGGGTCGACGTCGCCACGACCCGCTGGATCCGGCGGGCGAGCCAATCGTGTCACTGGACACCACCGGCGACCCAGAACATCAGGCGTTGCTGGCCGACGCGGTCGGCGTTGCCCTCCAGGTTGTCTTGGCGACATTGTCCCCGGCCCAACGCTTGGCCTTTGTGCTCCATGACATGTTCTCGGTGCCGTTCGAGGTGATCGCGCCGCTGGTGGAACGCTCACCGCAGGCGACCCGGCAGCTGGCCAGCCGCGCCCGGCGCCAGGTGCACGACGCCGCACCACTGGCAGACCCGGACCCGGCGATCCAGCGGGCCGCGGTGCAGGCATACTTCGCCGCCGCCCGGCAGGGGGACATCGCCGCACTGGTCGCGGTGCTCGACCCGAGCGTCATACTGCGCGCCCACGGCCGGGATGGCGTGACCGAGCTGCGCGGCGCCGACCGCGTCGCCCGGGGCGCGGTCGCGGCACGCGCTTGGGCGTCGACGGTCCGTCCAGCCCTGATCAACGGCGCGGCCGGCGTGGTCGCGTTCGACGGGGACATCCCGTTCGCGGTCCTGGCGTTCACCGTTACCGACGGCAGGATCGTCAACGTCGACGTCTTCAACGACCGCGACCGCGTTCAGCGGCTGATCCGAACATGAAGGCGAGCCGCTCCTGATCCCTCAACCCGGCAACGGATGAGACCCGGTGGTCGCGGTCACCCCGCGTGAAGCCGGACGACCGCGGTTGCAGCCAAGAGGACGTCTTGCTCGACACCGACCGGCATTCCGGACAGGTTCACCGTCCAGCCACCGGCCGGCAGCGGCGTCAGGTCCCGCCGACCGAACAGCGCGGCACCCCAACCGGCGGCCACCCGGACCTTGCGGCCCCAAGTGGGCACCATCATCAGGTGGTAGCAGCGGTGCAACAACCAGGCGATGATGCCGCGCATCGGGATGCCGTAGATCCGGGCGACCCCTCGGTGCAGTCCGAGGCTGGCCACCGAACCGGCGTCCGGATGCCGGTAGTCGCCTGTCGACCGATTGCGGATGATGGCAAGAATGTTGCGCGCCAACCGTTTTGCCTGCCGCACCGCGTGTTGCGCGGTCGGCCCGCAGAGCGGCATGGTGGCCCCGTTGTCCCGCACCTTGGCCGCGGCAGCGAGATCCGGTACCGCGGCACCATCACCAGCCGACCAGATCCCCGGCGCACCCTGCACCTGCAGCAACGGGTTGCACTGCAGCCGACCCCTGGCATCGACCGGCACCCCGAGGGTGGCCAGCAGCGGGTTGGCCCGCACGCCCGCGGTCCAGACCACCGTGTCGGCGGCGAACTGCTTCCCATCGGACAGCGTCACCATCCCGTCCTCGAGCGAGGTCACCTGGGTGGTCAGCCGCACGGTGATGCCGGACTTGGTCAGCCGGCGCCGGGTGTATTCGCCGAGCCTCGGCGGCAGCTCGGGCATGATTTCCTCGCCGGCCTCGATCAGTTCCCAGCGCATGTCCCGCGGCTTCAGGTTGGGGTAGCGCTTGATTGCCGCCGTGGCCAGGTTCTGCAATTCGGCCACCGCCTCCACCCCGGAGTAGCCGCCGCCGATCACCACGAAGGAGAGGGCTCGCCGGAAGGTCGGCAGATTGTCGGTGTCGGCAGCCAGCGCGATCCGGGTCAGCACCCGATCCCGCAGATAGCTGGCATCGGCGAGAGTACCGAAGCCAACGGCGCTCTCAGCCAACCCGGGGATCGGCCGGGTCCGCGGCACCGCACCAGGCGCCATCACCAGCTGGTCGTACTCCTCCGAGTAGCCGGTGCCATCCGGCAGCGTCACCAGCACCGTCTTGGCCTGCCGATCGACGGTGGTCACCCGACCGGTCACCACCCTGGCGTGCGGCAGCACCTGCCGCAGCGGGATCGCCAGGTGCCGGGGCTCGACGAGACCGCCGGCCACTTCGGCCAGAAACGGTTGGTAGGTCATCACTCCGGTGGCATCGATCAGCACCACGTCCGCCTCGTCCGGCCGCAGCTTCCTGCCCAGGGTGCGGGCCACGGTGTAGCCGACGAATCCGCCGCCGACGATCACGATCCGCGGTCGGATGTGCACGGTGTGCTCATTCATTTCAGTCATCTCAGGTCTCCTGTCTCGGCGAGCTTCTCACCGCTTCCCCCCACGTTCGTCCGCCGCCGGGGGCGACGCATCGCCCGCCGGCATCGTCGGCACCGTCCCTATGGATGACGTTTTCGTCACTCCACCGCGGCGCGCCGACACCTCCGGATCGGCCCACCGATACCTGCGGATGACGGCGCACCGGCTCCGCCGCCCCTAGGGTCGAGACGTGAGTGCAGCGGCGGACGACGTGCAGCGGGTCTACCGCTGGGCCCGCGATCGCCCGTACGCGACGGACGTGGCGCTGGCGATCGCGCTGGCCGCCACCGCCGGCACCGTCTCGGTCCTCACCGTGACGGCCGACCCGCCGCCCACCGGCTACCTGCTGCTCACCCTGTCTGCCTTCGCCGTCCTGCACCTCGCGGTCTCCGGTCGACGCCGCAGGCCGGTCCCGGCGTTCGTCCTGGCCGTCGCCGGCGAGGCGGCGCTGTCCATCGTCCCGCTGCAGTCCGGCGGCGAGGGCACCGCCTACCCGGTGACGCTGCTGCCGGCCGGTCTGGCCTACCTACTCTGTGCCTACTCGGTGAGCGCCAGAGCGCCATCGCCTTGGCCGCGGATGTCGTTGCTGGTCGGGATGATCGGAACCGCTGCGGTGACGGTGCGGTTCGTCACCGCGCCGACCTTCGCAGACACCGCGCCGGGCGGCCAATGGGGCGGCACCCTGTTCGTGGTCGCTGCCCTGCTGGCGACGGTGCTGTCGATGTGGGCGCTGGGAGCATTCCGCAGGTGGCGGCTGGCGCAGATCGAGGGATTGGCAGAACGGGCCAGACGGGCGGAGCAGGACCGGGCCGACCAGGTGCGACAGGCGGCGGTGGACGAACGGGCCAGAATTGCCCGGGAGATACACGATGTGGTCGCACACTCGCTGTCGGTGATGGTCCGGCAGGCGGAGGGCGGCCGGTTTGTCGCAGCCACCGATACTGCCAAGGCCGCCGAGGTGATGCGCACCATCGCCGACATCGGCAGAGAAGCGTTGCAGGACATGCGGTCGCTGATCGGAGTCCTGCGCTCCGACAATCCCCAGGAGATGTCGCAGCCGCAACCGACCATCGACGACATCACCCAGATGGTCGACCGGGTGCGGGAGTCCGGCCTGCCGGTGTCGCTCGACGTCAGCGGCCGGTCGCGCAATCTGGACCGGGCCGCCCATCTGGCCGCCTATCGGTTGGTCCAGGAGTCGCTGACCAACGTGGTGAAACATGCCGGCGCCGGTGCCCGCGCCCAGGTCCGGATTGTTTGGGGCGAGCAGGATCTGACCCTGGAGGTCACCGACACCGGCCAGCCGCCGCCACCGACGGTCGGCTCGTCCATCCACGGTCGCGGCCATGTCGGAATGTCCGAACGGCTGACCCTGCTGGGCGGATCGCTGAGCGCTGGACCGGCCGCCGACGACGGCTACCGGGTGACCGGCCGGATTCCGTTGGTGCGCAGCAATTCGGTCGCTGTGTCCAGCACCCCTAAGACGCAGGAGTGACGAACGTGCCGAACCCCGCCGCCGTGCTCCGGGTGGTCCTGGTCGACGACCAGGAACTGGTCCGTACCGGGCTGGCGATGGTGGTGGACAGTCAGGCCGACATGCGAGTGGTCGGTCAGGCCGGAGATGGTGCGGCAGCGCTGGAATTGCTGGCCGCCACCGGCTGTGATGTGGTGTTGATGGACGTCCGGATGCCGCGGATGGACGGAGTGACGGCGACCCGGGAGTTGTTGGCCCGCAACCCGTCCGGTCCCCGGGTGGTGGTGCTGACCACCTTCGATCTGGACGAGCACGCCTTCGCAGCGCTGCAGGCCGGCGCCAGCGGCTTCCTGATCAAGGACGCGCCGGCCGAGGATGTGCTGGATGCGATCCGGGCCGTGCACTCCGGCGACGCGGTGATCGCACCGTCCACCACCCGCCGACTGCTCGAACACGTGGTGCCGACGCTCGACCTGGACATGGCCGACCCGACTGAACTGCCCGACATCGCTCAGCTCACCGACCGGGAGCGTGAGGTGATGCTGCTGATCGCTCGCGGTCTGAGCAACACCGAGATCGGCACCCAGTTGTTCCTGGCCGAGCCGACGATCAAGACGCACGTCGGACGGCTGTTGGCCAAACTCGGTCTGCGGGACCGAGTTCAGGTCGTCATCCGCGCCTACGAGACTGGCCTGGTACGGCGCGGCCGGGACTGACCGGTCCTGCGGCACCACCGCTTCCAGCATTGTGCGTCGAAAACGCGATTCTTGCCAGCGCGCTGTCGGCCCAGGTCGTCGAAGCGCAGGTCGTACGTCGCGGTCGGGAGCGTGAGCCCCTTGAGTGGCAGCCGACCCCTCCGGGGTGCCGTCGCATCGTGAGGAACCAGGACAACCATCTCGTCCCGCCCGATGCCGTGCGCGACCACGTGACGGGCAGCGCCAACTGTTCGGCGATCGAGACCACCGCTGCATCGAGGGTTCCTTCGGCAACGGACGGCGCCCCCCGCCGTGCACTGCTGGCCGGGCAGCTGATGGTTGTCGAGAGCACGACCGCTGTCGGCATGCTGATCGGCGGGGTCGTCATCGCCGGCCTCGGTGTCCAGCCGACGCTCGTGGCTGCCGGAGTCGTGCTGATGGTGGCCGCCGTCGTGGGTACGGGATCTCGCGCTCCCGACGCTGACTAGAGTGCAGGGATGGGGAAGATCCACGAGAGCATCGACGGCCGGCTGCGGGAGTTCATCGAGCGGCAGCGGATGTTCTTCGTCGCCACCGCACCCACCGGCGACGGGCGGGTCAATGTGTCCCCCAAGGGGATCGGGGGCACCTTCAAGATCCTGGACGAGCACACGGTCGCCTATCTCGACATCACCGCCAGTGGCGCCGAGACGATCGCCCACCTCCGGCAGAACGGCCGGATCACGCTGATGTTCTGTGCCCTCGAGGGGCCGCCGAACATCGTCCGGCTGCACGGGCACGGCCGGTTCGTCACGCTCTACGACCCCGAGTTCGCGGAACACGCCAAGTACTTCGACGACGTCCCCGGCGCCCGGGCCATCGTCGTGGTCGACGTCGAACGGGTCTCGGACTCCTGTGGTTACGGCATCCCGTTGATGGAGTACGCGGGTGAACGGGACCTGTTGCCGCAGTACATGGAACGCAAGGGCGTCGAGGGCGTGGCCGACTACCGCCGGAAGAAGAACTCCACCAGCATCGACGGCCTGCCCGCTTTCGACTACGACCCCGTGCCAGCACCCCACTGAGGTTCGCGAGCCGGGTCGAGGCGAGCCGCGTCGTACCGAGCAACTACCGGGGACCGCCGCACCTGCACCGGCCGACCGTGGGTCACCTGCTGCCGGGATCCCGTCGGAAGACCGGCGCCAGCACCCGCAGGCCCAGGATGGCTGCGAGCAGCAGCAACAGATAGCCGATCAGCTCGAACAGACCGATGGTCGGTGTCACCATCGGGCCGCCGTCGATGGACAGCAGTACCACCGACATGATCCCGGTGGTCGCCGCGATGAGGGCCAGCAGCACCTGGTGCACGATCGAGGAGATGAACGCGCGATCGCGTTCGTCCGCCAGCGGCCGCACGGACATGGTGAACCGGCCGTGCTCGGCGGCCGCGACGATCCGCTCCACCCGGCGCGGGAGCCGGCGCAGCAGGGGTGTCAGTGCCACCAGCTCCTGCAGCGCGGCGTCCTTGAGGGACTCCGGCTCGAGGCGTGTCGAGGCCAGTTCCGTTGCCGCGGAACGGGTTTCGGTGACCAGATCGAAGCCGGGGTCCAGGTCCACCAACGTCCCTTCGACGGTGGCCAGCGCCCGGAACACCGCAGCGATCTCCACCGGCACTGCCAACCTGTGCGCGGCAACCACCCGGAACAGTTGACCGAACATCTGGGCTCCGCCGGCGCCCGCACCTGCGCTTCCGCCGACCACGTACCGGGCAAGGAAGCGTCCGAGGTCCCTCTCGAGCGACTCGGTGTCGATGTCCTCGGGTCGCGGCACCAGTTCCAGCAGTGCGTCCGAGACGGCCAGCGGATCCGCCGCATCGACGCCCCGCAGCAACCGCTGCAGGGTCTCGCGCAGCGTCCTGTCCAGTCGGCCGACGGAACCAAGATCGAGCAGACCGATCCGGCCGTCGTCGAGTACCAGGATGTTGCCGGGGTGCGGGTCGGCGTGGAACAACCCGTCCACCAGCACCTGGCCGACGAGGAACCGCAGCACTGTCCTGGCCACGACCGGTCGGTCGATGTCTGCACCGGCGTCGGCGAGTCGGCGCCCGTCCAGCCGCTGCATCACCAGCACGCTGCGATCGGACAGGTGGGGAACGACCGCCGGCACCACCACCGACGGTGTCCGGCGGGCGGTCTCCGCAGCAGCCACCGACACCAGGTTCGCGGCCTCCACCCGGAAGTCGAGCTCCTCGCGGAGCGCAGTGGCCATGCCCTCCGCCAATCGGGCAGCGCCGACCGACGCCGCCCAGCCGGTCCACGCCTCGAGTCTCCCGGCGAACCGGAAGGCGATGTCCAGGTCGCGTTCGACCGTCGTCGCCACCCCGGGCCGACACACCTTGAGCACCACCCGACTCCCGTCGTGCAACGTGGCGGCGTGCACCTGCCCGACCGAAGCGGCGGCGAGCGGCTCGACCTCGACCGTGGCTACGCACTCGGACACCGGCGCACCCCAGGACTCGGTGAGCGCCTGCTCGATCTGCGGCCATGGCAGTGGGGTGGCGTGGTCCTGGAGCACGGCCAGCCGGTCGGCGATCTCGGCGGGCACCAGGTCCCGCCGGGTGGCGAGCAGCTGCCCGAGCTTCACGAACGTCACCCCGGCGTCGTCCAGTGCTCCGGCCAGCCGTCGGCCGAACTCCGCCCGCCCCTCTGTCGTGGTCAAGACCCGTCTGCGCCCACCACGCAGGTACGGCCACAGACCTCGGCGCACGACGATCCGGACGATCTGGAAGTACCGCAGGGAGCGCCGGGCCCGGCCGCGCAGACCCCGGCCCCACTCACGGGCCGGCGGGACCCGACCGAACGGCACGAAGGCCTCGGCGACGGTCAGGAACAACATCGACGCGAACAGGACGGCCAGCGCCGACAACAGCAGGAACCACCACAGCCGGTTGTCGTGGGCGTCCAGCCCGGTCGCGGCGACCACCCCGCGCAGGATCGGTACGGTGACCGCCACCGCGAAAGCCCCACCGAGCAGCAGCCGGAGGATTCCGAGACGGACGCCGAGCATCCGCTGCACGAGATAGCCGAACAGCACGGCCAGGGTCAGCGTGAACAGCGAGGTCGTCACCCAGCCCACAGCGTTCTCCCCCGATCGATCCGAGCAGCGCGGACGTCCTCCGACCGATGCCGGTCGGATCGACTGCGTCGAGTCGTGGCGGCCGTCTTCCCGACATCATCGTGCACGAGAACTCGCACGGGTCGCCCCGGATCCCGACGGGCAAGGTGATCGTGCACGAGCGGGACCACGGACGCCCCCTCGCCGGACGCTGACGCCACCCGCTTCATCGACCCGGCCCGGACGTCACCGGCGGCGAAGACCCCGGGCACGGTGGTCTCCAGGTTCGCCGGTGGCCGACCGTCGACCCAGTGCTCCTTCGGTACGTCGCGACCGGTCAGCACGAACCCGTGCCCGTCGCGGTGGACCGCCGGACCGATCCAATCGCAGCGCGGCTCCGCCCCGAGCAACAGGAACAGACCGCCTGCCGCACAACGGGTTTCGGCACCGGTGGCCAGATCACGCAGCACGATCCACTCGAGCAGTCCGGTCCCGCCACCGTCCACCACTGCCGGGCACGGAAGCACCCTGATCACCGGGTTGTACCCGATCTCCCTGATCAGGTAGTCGGACATGGTGGCTGCCAGTTCCGGTCGGCGGATCACGATGGTCACCGAGCGGGCGAACTTCGCCAGGTGGATCGCGGCCTGACCGGCCGAATTGCCGCCGCCCACCACGAAGACGTCCCGCCCCTCCATCTCCCGCGAGGCGCTCACCGCCGCGCCGTAGTGCACGCCGAGGCCGACCAACTGTTCCGCCGGATCGACCCCGAGCCGGCGGTAGGCGACCCCGGAGGAGATCACCACGGTCCGGGCACGCACCTCGCCGCCGGCGGTGACGAGCCGGTGCGGGGCGCCGTCGCGGCCAGGCACGAGCTCATCCACCGTCCACCCGGTGAAGAAGCGGGTGCCGAACCGGATCGACTGGTTCCTGGCCCGCTGGGACAGTCGCATGCCGGAGATCCCCCGGGGAAAGCCGAGATAGTTGCGGATCATCGAGCTGGTGCCGGCCTGACCGCCGATGGCGTCCGCCTCGATGACCACCGTGCTGAGACCTTCTGACGATCCGTAGACCGCCGCGGCCAGACCGGCCGGTCCGGCGCCGACCACGGCGAGATCGACGACGGTGTCCAGATCGATGTCGGAGGGATTGCCGTAGATGCGGGTCGACACGTCCTGGACGGAGGTGGCCACGATCGGCGGCAGACCCAGCGCCGCCACCACCGGGAACCGGCTGTCGTCCGGCAGCTGGGCGAGCAGGGTCCGGCCGATCTCGGATTCTGGCGGGTAGGTGCGATGGGGCATGCCCATCCGGTCCAGGAAGTCCCGGACGGCCACGGTCAGCGGGTCGATCCGGGGCGTGACGATCTGGACCGCATCGATCTCCGGCTCGGCCACCGACGAACCCCAGTCGGAGAGCACCTCGGTGATCGCGGAATGGAACTCCTCGTCGCGGGGACCCCGCGGCATCAGCAGGTAGGCGGCGAACTTGCCACTGGTCATCCCCGCGCGGAGCGCGTCGGCGTCGAGGCGGAACCGTTCCCAGTGCGCGGCGACCAGGCGCCTGGCGGTCGGGACGAGGGTCCGCCACTCGTGCAGGGCGGCGAAGGTCGCTGCATCCGGCAGCACCGACTCGGTGACCACCAGCGCCACCGGTGCGCCGTCGGCGACCAGCTCGCGCAGCACCGCTGCCGCTTCGGCTGCCGAGCCGACGCAGCGAACTCGGTAGTCACGCTGGTACCGCTCGAACTCCGAGCACAACACCTCGGGGTGGGCAGGCGCGCAGAGCAGGATGACCGGCTGCGGTCGGGCGGTGGTCATGCAGTCGATCTTCCTCCACCCGACTCTGCCGGACGGCGGCGGCATCGTCGCTCTCGGTCTCCACGGCTTCATTGCGACCCTGCAGCCCGATGCCGACTTCGGCCGAATCCTGGCCGCCGACGGCGGCATCTTCGTCGCCGGCTCGCTTGCCTGGGGAGTGATCGTCGACAAGTTCGAGCCGGACCGGTCGGACCTGATCGGCGCGGCCGTCTGTCTGATCGGAGTTGTCGTCATCGTGTACGGGCCGCGAGGTGCGGCGGCCTGAGTCGCGTCGCCCAGGTCAGCTTCGGTCTGACCGCGGTTCGAGCGGTGCGCAGCAGTCGCGGGGCCCGGCGCGCCAGCATCGTCCGCCTACCCTGGACCGCCGGGACCTGCCGCCGATGGTG from Nakamurella sp. A5-74 harbors:
- a CDS encoding polyketide cyclase, producing the protein MIGDRWGVTNDEVIRHYPCDDVVSAPVLQAWRGVTVHATPDDIWPWVSQIRLAPYSYDLIDNLGRRSPQELRDLADPAPGQCFTIACGRPSGRILTVDPTTQLTGQIGGATMSYVLAPSGEATRLLLKVVVTCDRWLAPLLSVGDLIMARRQLLNLKRLAEHPTRKPRTWGDDR
- a CDS encoding FAD-dependent oxidoreductase, with product MTTARPQPVILLCAPAHPEVLCSEFERYQRDYRVRCVGSAAEAAAVLRELVADGAPVALVVTESVLPDAATFAALHEWRTLVPTARRLVAAHWERFRLDADALRAGMTSGKFAAYLLMPRGPRDEEFHSAITEVLSDWGSSVAEPEIDAVQIVTPRIDPLTVAVRDFLDRMGMPHRTYPPESEIGRTLLAQLPDDSRFPVVAALGLPPIVATSVQDVSTRIYGNPSDIDLDTVVDLAVVGAGPAGLAAAVYGSSEGLSTVVIEADAIGGQAGTSSMIRNYLGFPRGISGMRLSQRARNQSIRFGTRFFTGWTVDELVPGRDGAPHRLVTAGGEVRARTVVISSGVAYRRLGVDPAEQLVGLGVHYGAAVSASREMEGRDVFVVGGGNSAGQAAIHLAKFARSVTIVIRRPELAATMSDYLIREIGYNPVIRVLPCPAVVDGGGTGLLEWIVLRDLATGAETRCAAGGLFLLLGAEPRCDWIGPAVHRDGHGFVLTGRDVPKEHWVDGRPPANLETTVPGVFAAGDVRAGSMKRVASASGEGASVVPLVHDHLARRDPGRPVRVLVHDDVGKTAATTRRSRSDRHRSEDVRAARIDRGRTLWAG
- a CDS encoding response regulator transcription factor, yielding MTNVPNPAAVLRVVLVDDQELVRTGLAMVVDSQADMRVVGQAGDGAAALELLAATGCDVVLMDVRMPRMDGVTATRELLARNPSGPRVVVLTTFDLDEHAFAALQAGASGFLIKDAPAEDVLDAIRAVHSGDAVIAPSTTRRLLEHVVPTLDLDMADPTELPDIAQLTDREREVMLLIARGLSNTEIGTQLFLAEPTIKTHVGRLLAKLGLRDRVQVVIRAYETGLVRRGRD
- a CDS encoding sigma-70 family RNA polymerase sigma factor, with amino-acid sequence MRSFELAQGFDGQRSRLTGVAFRMLGSLSEAEDAVQETWLRLQRADAESVENLDGWLTTVISRICLNMLRGRRRHDPLDPAGEPIVSLDTTGDPEHQALLADAVGVALQVVLATLSPAQRLAFVLHDMFSVPFEVIAPLVERSPQATRQLASRARRQVHDAAPLADPDPAIQRAAVQAYFAAARQGDIAALVAVLDPSVILRAHGRDGVTELRGADRVARGAVAARAWASTVRPALINGAAGVVAFDGDIPFAVLAFTVTDGRIVNVDVFNDRDRVQRLIRT
- a CDS encoding NAD(P)/FAD-dependent oxidoreductase, with protein sequence MTEMNEHTVHIRPRIVIVGGGFVGYTVARTLGRKLRPDEADVVLIDATGVMTYQPFLAEVAGGLVEPRHLAIPLRQVLPHARVVTGRVTTVDRQAKTVLVTLPDGTGYSEEYDQLVMAPGAVPRTRPIPGLAESAVGFGTLADASYLRDRVLTRIALAADTDNLPTFRRALSFVVIGGGYSGVEAVAELQNLATAAIKRYPNLKPRDMRWELIEAGEEIMPELPPRLGEYTRRRLTKSGITVRLTTQVTSLEDGMVTLSDGKQFAADTVVWTAGVRANPLLATLGVPVDARGRLQCNPLLQVQGAPGIWSAGDGAAVPDLAAAAKVRDNGATMPLCGPTAQHAVRQAKRLARNILAIIRNRSTGDYRHPDAGSVASLGLHRGVARIYGIPMRGIIAWLLHRCYHLMMVPTWGRKVRVAAGWGAALFGRRDLTPLPAGGWTVNLSGMPVGVEQDVLLAATAVVRLHAG
- a CDS encoding carboxymuconolactone decarboxylase family protein; the encoded protein is MARIEGVPAGQASLMTKLAYRFGPKMMEKLTGRAPQTGTGLEPMTIWAHSPKMMMAMGKFNGPMRKGSSVPQRLQHLVELKGAAMIGCEYCTDLGSQICRNSGFSDEELLAITHYSTSKLFTAQEKAALDFTVGFMRTPVQISDLVFATARQHFSNQQLVEIAGLLTVVNLDRFNAAFGIGSAGFSQGMVCVPPERSAECLSELHGLTTDGIRPGQ
- a CDS encoding sensor histidine kinase, whose amino-acid sequence is MSAAADDVQRVYRWARDRPYATDVALAIALAATAGTVSVLTVTADPPPTGYLLLTLSAFAVLHLAVSGRRRRPVPAFVLAVAGEAALSIVPLQSGGEGTAYPVTLLPAGLAYLLCAYSVSARAPSPWPRMSLLVGMIGTAAVTVRFVTAPTFADTAPGGQWGGTLFVVAALLATVLSMWALGAFRRWRLAQIEGLAERARRAEQDRADQVRQAAVDERARIAREIHDVVAHSLSVMVRQAEGGRFVAATDTAKAAEVMRTIADIGREALQDMRSLIGVLRSDNPQEMSQPQPTIDDITQMVDRVRESGLPVSLDVSGRSRNLDRAAHLAAYRLVQESLTNVVKHAGAGARAQVRIVWGEQDLTLEVTDTGQPPPPTVGSSIHGRGHVGMSERLTLLGGSLSAGPAADDGYRVTGRIPLVRSNSVAVSSTPKTQE
- a CDS encoding AarF/UbiB family protein encodes the protein MTTSLFTLTLAVLFGYLVQRMLGVRLGILRLLLGGAFAVAVTVPILRGVVAATGLDAHDNRLWWFLLLSALAVLFASMLFLTVAEAFVPFGRVPPAREWGRGLRGRARRSLRYFQIVRIVVRRGLWPYLRGGRRRVLTTTEGRAEFGRRLAGALDDAGVTFVKLGQLLATRRDLVPAEIADRLAVLQDHATPLPWPQIEQALTESWGAPVSECVATVEVEPLAAASVGQVHAATLHDGSRVVLKVCRPGVATTVERDLDIAFRFAGRLEAWTGWAASVGAARLAEGMATALREELDFRVEAANLVSVAAAETARRTPSVVVPAVVPHLSDRSVLVMQRLDGRRLADAGADIDRPVVARTVLRFLVGQVLVDGLFHADPHPGNILVLDDGRIGLLDLGSVGRLDRTLRETLQRLLRGVDAADPLAVSDALLELVPRPEDIDTESLERDLGRFLARYVVGGSAGAGAGGAQMFGQLFRVVAAHRLAVPVEIAAVFRALATVEGTLVDLDPGFDLVTETRSAATELASTRLEPESLKDAALQELVALTPLLRRLPRRVERIVAAAEHGRFTMSVRPLADERDRAFISSIVHQVLLALIAATTGIMSVVLLSIDGGPMVTPTIGLFELIGYLLLLLAAILGLRVLAPVFRRDPGSR
- a CDS encoding pyridoxamine 5'-phosphate oxidase family protein translates to MGKIHESIDGRLREFIERQRMFFVATAPTGDGRVNVSPKGIGGTFKILDEHTVAYLDITASGAETIAHLRQNGRITLMFCALEGPPNIVRLHGHGRFVTLYDPEFAEHAKYFDDVPGARAIVVVDVERVSDSCGYGIPLMEYAGERDLLPQYMERKGVEGVADYRRKKNSTSIDGLPAFDYDPVPAPH